A single genomic interval of Mesoplodon densirostris isolate mMesDen1 chromosome 20, mMesDen1 primary haplotype, whole genome shotgun sequence harbors:
- the LOC132481199 gene encoding uncharacterized protein C2orf78-like, which produces NSLKGLDQSKGPDVMKAKDTRAIHLKMNQVQEKPSVLKVPSDQPRKNKHKASEPISGAPKAKIQPKNPECLLGGEVVPSNAAVSDRAPVNTAKHSKGKPQKTASREISKTKSHGQEKTTRARGRKKAEENKQSGSKVKAEEKPTIPQMKREEHQTELIQESFKKPRTSLRMCMLDSAKVFHALGEKNDKKTGLSSCRVLGNSSNPKDPQSPTPSQPWQRTPREGKSPEKPQVKTQKPDSSAETEFPSPSQYHLPPRGKVKLIPLTFSAWDKPQARPAPRRPQSLVSHLPTVADRAQTASTNSAQPAAATSSQPAPASLPGPAKPAQPTVTNPTHPGWTDHTQPSVPQSVAPRPAPYKTSSGASLQREPVPPAVTKRHSPPKLQTAFLLQDFSKQRRPWREPNVSEPVMSKPIEQEHRPEREAMKRRAQQERVNASKYTSLGKLQFFTERQKEMEIADNYGYL; this is translated from the coding sequence aattctttgaaaGGTCTTGATCAATCCAAAGGTCCCGACGTGATGAAAGCCAAAGACACCAGAGCCATTCATCTTAAGATGAATCAGGTACAGGAAAAGCCAAGTGTCCTAAAGGTTCCCTCTGATCAACCCAGGAAGAACAAACATAAAGCCTCTGAGCCTATCAGTGGTGCTCCCAAGGCCAAAATCCAGCCAAAGAATCCAGAGTGCCTGTTAGGGGGAGAAGTGGTGCCAAGCAATGCTGCAGTCAGTGACAGGGCTCCTGTGAACACGGCCAAGCATTctaaaggcaaacctcagaaaaCTGCATCCAGAGAGATCAGCAAAACTAAGAGCCATGGGCAGGAAAAGACCACAAGGGCCAGGGGAAGAAAGAAGGCTGAAGAGAATAAGCAGTCAGGGAGCAAAgtcaaggcagaagagaagccaacaaTTCCCCAGATGAAGCGGGAGGAACACCAAACTGAGCTTATCCAAGAGAGCTTTAAAAAGCCTCGAACCTCCCTACGCATGTGCATGCTGGACTCTGCCAAGGTTTTTCATGCACTGGGGGAGAAGAATGACAAGAAAACTGGGCTCTCTTCCTGTCGGGTCTTGGGAAATTCAAGCAACCCCAAAGACCCCCAGTCACCCACACCTAGCCAGCCATGGCAGCGTACCCCACGTGAGGGTAAGAGCCCTGAGAAACCTCAAGTCAAAACCCAGAAACCAGACAGCAGTGCTGAAACAGAGTTTCCATCTCCATCCCAGTATCACTTGCCTCCTCGTGGGAAGGTCAAGTTGATACCTCTGACATTTTCTGCCTGGGACAAGCCTCAAGCTCGACCTGCTCCTCGGAGGCCACAGTCTCTGGTCTCACATCTGCCTACTGTGGCAGACCGTGCCCAGACTGCCTCTACTAACTCGGCTCAACCTGCTGCAGCCACTTCATCCCAGCCAGCTCCTGCCTCTTTGCCAGGTCCTGCCAAACCAGCTCAGCCAACTGTGACCAACCCAACCCATCCGGGTTGGACCGACCATACCCAGCCTAGTGTCCCTCAGTCTGTTGCTCCTAGGCCTGCACCCTACAAAACTTCATCTGGCGCTTCGCTCCAGCGGGAGCCTGTTCCCCCTGCTGTGACTAAGCGCCACTCCCCACCCAAGCTCCAAACCGCATTTCTACTCCAAGACTTCAGCAAGCAACGAAGACCATGGAGGGAACCCAACGTTTCTGAGCCAGTCATGTCAAAGCCCATCGAACAAGAGCACAGACCAGAGCGGGAGGCCATGAAGAGGCGGGCTCAACAAGAACGTGTGAATGCTTCCAAATACACCTCTTTGGGGAAACTGCAGTTTTTCACTGAGAggcaaaaagaaatggaaattgctGACAACTACGGATATTTATAG
- the LOC132481201 gene encoding uncharacterized protein C2orf78-like, with translation NSLKGLDQSKGPYMMKAKDTRAIHLKMNQVQEKPSVLKVPSDQPRKNKHKASEPISGAPKAKIQPKNPECLLGGEVVPCNAAVSDRAPVNTAKHSKGKPQKTASREISKTKSHGQEKTTRARGRKKAEENKQSGSKVKAEEKPTIPQMKREEHQTELIQESFKKPRTSLRMCMLDSAKVFHALGEKNDKKTGLSSCRVLGNSSNPKDPQSPTPSQPWQRTPREGKSPEKPQVKTQKPDSSAETEFPSPSQYHLPPRGKVKLIPLTFSAWDKPQARPAPRRPQSLVSHLPTVADRAQTASTNSAQPAAATSSQPAPASLPGPAKPAQPTVTNPTHPGWTDHTQPSVPQSVAPRPAPYKTSSGASLQREPVPPAVTKRHSPPKLQTAFLLQDFSKQRRPWREPNVSEPVMSKPIEQEHRPEREAMKRRAQQERVNAAKYTSLGKLQFFTERQKEMEIADNYGYL, from the coding sequence aattctttgaaaGGTCTTGATCAATCCAAAGGTCCCTACATGATGAAAGCCAAAGACACCAGAGCCATTCATCTTAAGATGAATCAGGTACAGGAAAAGCCAAGTGTCCTAAAGGTTCCCTCTGATCAACCCAGGAAGAACAAACATAAAGCCTCTGAGCCTATCAGTGGTGCTCCCAAGGCCAAAATCCAGCCAAAGAATCCAGAGTGCCTGTTAGGGGGAGAAGTGGTGCCATGCAATGCTGCAGTCAGTGACAGGGCTCCTGTGAACACGGCCAAGCATTctaaaggcaaacctcagaaaaCTGCATCCAGAGAGATCAGCAAAACTAAGAGCCATGGGCAGGAAAAGACCACAAGGGCCAGGGGAAGAAAGAAGGCTGAAGAGAATAAGCAGTCAGGGAGCAAAgtcaaggcagaagagaagccaacaaTTCCCCAGATGAAGCGGGAGGAACACCAAACTGAGCTTATCCAAGAGAGCTTTAAAAAGCCTCGAACCTCCCTACGCATGTGCATGCTGGACTCTGCCAAGGTTTTTCATGCACTGGGGGAGAAGAATGACAAGAAAACTGGGCTCTCTTCCTGTCGGGTCTTGGGAAATTCAAGCAACCCCAAAGACCCCCAGTCACCCACACCTAGCCAGCCATGGCAGCGTACCCCACGTGAGGGTAAGAGCCCTGAGAAACCTCAAGTCAAAACCCAGAAACCAGACAGCAGTGCTGAAACAGAGTTTCCATCTCCATCCCAGTATCACTTGCCTCCTCGTGGGAAGGTCAAGTTGATACCTCTGACTTTTTCTGCCTGGGACAAGCCTCAAGCTCGACCTGCTCCTCGGAGGCCACAGTCTCTGGTCTCACATCTGCCTACTGTGGCAGACCGTGCCCAGACTGCCTCTACTAACTCGGCTCAACCTGCTGCAGCCACTTCATCCCAGCCAGCTCCTGCCTCTTTGCCAGGTCCTGCCAAACCAGCTCAGCCAACTGTGACCAACCCAACCCATCCGGGTTGGACCGACCATACCCAGCCTAGTGTCCCTCAGTCTGTTGCTCCTAGGCCTGCACCCTACAAAACTTCATCTGGCGCTTCGCTCCAGCGGGAGCCTGTTCCCCCTGCTGTGACTAAGCGCCACTCCCCACCCAAGCTCCAAACCGCATTTCTACTCCAAGACTTCAGCAAGCAACGAAGACCATGGAGGGAACCCAACGTTTCTGAGCCAGTCATGTCAAAGCCCATCGAACAAGAGCACAGACCAGAGCGGGAGGCCATGAAGAGGCGGGCTCAACAAGAACGTGTGAATGCTGCCAAATACACCTCTTTGGGGAAACTGCAGTTTTTCACTGAGAggcaaaaagaaatggaaattgctGACAACTACGGATATTTATAG